Part of the Acidobacteriota bacterium genome, CGAGGGACGCGTAGAGGTGGGCCACGGGCTTGGAGAGAACGCTGTAGGCGGCCCAGGCGAGGGCCGCGCCGAAGGCCAGCAGGTCCCCGAGGTTAGGGCCGCGCGAGAGGAGAACCCGGAGCGCTCCGTCGGAGACGATCCACACGACGCCCGCGAAGCCCAGGGCGATGCCCAGACCCTTGCGCCAGGTCATTCTCTCCTTCAAGAACGCCACGGCGAGCAGCACCGTCATGAGGCTGTCGGTGGCGATGATGAGAGAGGAGTTTCCGGCCGTCGTGTACTTCAGACTGTAGTAGAACAGCACGTGGTAGCCGAAGATCCCCGTGAGGCCCAGTAGGAAAAGGACGAGCAGGCGCCGGGGCGCCCAGGCGCCGGGGGCGCTGGGCCTTCGGAAGGCGAAGGGGAGGAGGGCCGCCGAGGCGATCGTGAATCGCAAGAACGCCACGACTTCGGGCGGGAAGTCCCGGATGGCCCACTTGCCCGCGATGAACGAACCGGCCCAAACGAGGGGAAAGATCCAAAGCAGTATGGTGAAAGGGCGGAAGGCTCTCACGGACGCATGCACCTCGGAGCGTCCACAAGGCCCGGGACGAGAAGAAGGCCCGAGCCGTTCAACCGCACCGCCTCGACGGGGATCGGCACCGAGTTCGAGTGCGCCCAGGCCTCGATGCGTCCTTCGCGCACGAGGACCGTCTGGTCGCTCGGATGGGGGCCGGTCTCGGGGTTCACGACGGTGACATGAACGAAAGCCTCGGGAAACGGCGGGTCTTGAGCCGGAACCGCCGCGGCGGACCAGAGCGCGCCCAGGGCGGAGAGCCTCCGTGCGGCGGATGCCGTGCGGCGATGCCCAGCGGTCGGACGGCTGCGGGCCATGAGGTCTCCTCTCTCTCGGCGCGGGGCGGGAATACCGTCCCACCCATGGATGGAGATACGGGACGGGTTCCGGGAAGGTTTTGGCCGCCGCGTTGCCCCAGGCGCGGGAGTATGCTATACCCAGGCCCAGAGAATGCACGGGCCGTTCATTCTTCGCCGAAGAAAGGGAGGGGAGCCATGTCCCAGCGCCAGCAGCTGGAGCGGATCCTGGAAATCGACCGGCTCATCCGTGCGGGACGCTTTCCGAACGCCGACCGCCTGGCCGAGCGCATGGAGGTGAGCCGGAGGGTGGTCTTCAAGGACCGGGATTTCATGATCGAGCGGCTCGGAGCGCCCATCGTGTACGATCGGACCCACGGCGGCTGGGCCTACTCGGACCCCACCTTTTCGCTCCCGTCCCTCATGGTCACCGAAGGCGAGCTCCTGGCCTTTTTCCTCAGCGTGGAGTTGGCGAGGCGCTACCTGGGCACTCCTTTCGAAGGCCCCCTGCGCTCGGCCGTGGAGAAGGTGCGCGGCTCCCTTCGCGGGCCCGTCACGGTGAGCCTCGAAGACCTCTCGCGCCACTTCACCCTGGC contains:
- a CDS encoding DMT family transporter: MRAFRPFTILLWIFPLVWAGSFIAGKWAIRDFPPEVVAFLRFTIASAALLPFAFRRPSAPGAWAPRRLLVLFLLGLTGIFGYHVLFYYSLKYTTAGNSSLIIATDSLMTVLLAVAFLKERMTWRKGLGIALGFAGVVWIVSDGALRVLLSRGPNLGDLLAFGAALAWAAYSVLSKPVAHLYASLDLSWITWAVGALLLSPSLLADGAVSSLASASLLGWACVLYMALAATGLGYFVYLKGIKEIGAAATAKYIFLVPVYVLVLAFFFLGEPVPLHKVLAAAVILGGIWLAEEPRRAEADEP